A portion of the Paenibacillus marchantiae genome contains these proteins:
- a CDS encoding methyl-accepting chemotaxis protein — MFRNRTVAGKIRGTLFLVLLVASLLFSISFYAVSMNIMQSYVLPQFDKVLGTSIQDIYKNTSASKILQVQSGGAGSEGAALTVESYLAGKAKEHNLDGAYVVSIQDGKATVVIANTSSGMKAGDEIKVEAAMNEATEKKEMEISQVYADSFGVHKAAFIPIAGSNMIMAVSMDAQFIQDKIAQIFWLCLGITALVFLLGWLISTSMIKRVTKPIIQLVQHSKQISQGDLTAEIQIKGKDEIAQLASSFQTMTHNLKEMISRALSTSNEVVEGSNDLLKRVESMSGMVKDSSRSAESAEKGSVSIASSAAENARAMEEITQGIMHIASSSAEVSEQIGDAANEAVNGNRLAQDAIQQMERVGQTASESLRYVETMNERSIAIGTIVQSIFEITKQINMLSLNASIEAARAGEHGRGFAVVAGEVRKLAEQSKTATEEISDYLGTIREDAERSVDAMNRVTQEIGSGTHVVQQAGSAFQQLNELIQNVNLTIQTVSASTQQVSAGAEEVSASVEETAQITSKSRQSMQEIASTADLQLNEMDSHSSTVRHLHEQAVELQSAMKNFKIN; from the coding sequence ATGTTTCGAAATCGCACCGTTGCCGGTAAAATCAGAGGCACTTTGTTCCTCGTACTGCTGGTTGCTTCCCTGTTGTTTAGTATCAGTTTCTATGCTGTCTCCATGAATATTATGCAGAGTTACGTGCTTCCACAGTTCGACAAGGTCCTGGGCACGTCCATTCAGGATATATACAAAAACACATCCGCTTCTAAAATTTTGCAAGTACAGAGTGGCGGAGCTGGCTCTGAGGGTGCTGCACTGACAGTGGAATCCTATTTGGCTGGCAAAGCCAAAGAGCATAATCTGGACGGAGCATACGTTGTCTCTATTCAGGATGGTAAAGCTACCGTGGTCATCGCAAATACCTCCTCGGGCATGAAAGCCGGAGATGAGATTAAAGTAGAAGCAGCAATGAATGAGGCCACTGAGAAAAAAGAAATGGAAATCAGCCAGGTTTATGCCGATTCCTTCGGTGTACATAAAGCAGCCTTTATTCCGATCGCAGGAAGTAACATGATCATGGCTGTTAGCATGGATGCCCAATTCATTCAGGACAAAATTGCACAGATCTTCTGGTTGTGCCTCGGTATCACGGCATTGGTCTTTTTGCTCGGATGGCTCATCTCGACAAGCATGATCAAACGTGTAACCAAGCCGATCATTCAGCTCGTTCAACACAGCAAACAGATATCACAAGGAGATCTGACTGCTGAAATTCAGATTAAAGGTAAGGATGAAATTGCACAGCTCGCTTCAAGCTTCCAGACGATGACTCATAATCTGAAAGAAATGATTAGCCGTGCCCTCTCCACATCCAATGAAGTTGTGGAAGGCTCCAATGATTTGCTCAAACGGGTAGAATCCATGTCCGGTATGGTGAAAGACTCCAGTCGTTCTGCAGAAAGTGCCGAGAAAGGCAGCGTAAGTATCGCTTCCAGCGCAGCCGAAAATGCCAGAGCCATGGAAGAAATCACGCAAGGCATTATGCATATTGCCTCTTCTTCTGCCGAAGTATCCGAGCAGATCGGAGATGCTGCAAACGAAGCTGTTAACGGTAACCGTCTGGCACAGGATGCCATTCAGCAAATGGAACGTGTCGGCCAGACCGCGAGCGAATCTCTGCGTTATGTCGAAACGATGAACGAGCGCTCGATCGCGATAGGGACCATTGTTCAATCCATTTTTGAAATCACGAAACAGATTAACATGCTGTCCCTCAACGCTTCCATTGAAGCAGCACGTGCTGGAGAGCATGGACGCGGGTTTGCCGTTGTTGCCGGAGAAGTACGCAAACTGGCGGAGCAATCCAAGACAGCTACGGAGGAAATCTCCGATTACCTGGGTACTATCCGTGAAGACGCCGAACGTTCGGTTGATGCTATGAACCGTGTAACCCAAGAGATTGGATCAGGTACTCACGTGGTTCAACAGGCAGGCTCCGCATTCCAGCAGCTTAACGAGTTGATTCAGAACGTTAATCTGACCATTCAGACGGTATCGGCCTCTACCCAGCAAGTATCTGCTGGAGCTGAAGAAGTCAGTGCTTCCGTGGAAGAAACGGCTCAGATCACGTCCAAATCCCGTCAAAGCATGCAAGAGATTGCTTCTACAGCGGATCTCCAACTGAATGAAATGGACTCCCATTCCAGCACGGTACGTCATCTACATGAGCAAGCGGTAGAACTGCAATCCGCCATGAAGAACTTCAAAATAAACTAA
- a CDS encoding M24 family metallopeptidase — protein MNQTPLSRLEAGLSTQGLDAMLITDPKHIYYLTGFASNPHERFLGLVLARGEDPLLIVPALDEEAAAAASSVSNIATHSDTDNPYALFERYQGRLGRVGLEKEYVTVARYEQLTAALGAANFEDVGPLLRTLRVKKTPDEVARIRHAIHLIEETLRQGLSHVRTGVTEIELVAEMEYQMKKLGADGPSFDTMVLTGPKTGLPHGTPGERKLQHGDLLMFDMGVYAGGYASDITRTFAFGDISPELKTIYNTVLAANEAAIRAVKPGVTCADIDRAARQVTEEAGYGERFLHRVGHGMGIDVHEYPSLHGQNMDILEEGTVFTIEPGIYVTGAGGVRIEDDVIVTETGVEVLTTYPKELQILTD, from the coding sequence ATGAATCAAACTCCTTTATCCCGGCTGGAAGCTGGTCTGTCTACGCAAGGATTGGACGCCATGCTGATTACAGATCCGAAGCATATTTACTATTTAACAGGTTTTGCGAGTAATCCGCATGAGCGTTTCCTCGGGCTTGTTCTTGCACGCGGCGAAGATCCGCTGTTGATCGTGCCTGCACTTGACGAGGAAGCTGCAGCAGCCGCTTCTTCGGTCTCGAACATTGCCACGCATTCAGATACGGACAATCCTTACGCTTTATTTGAGCGTTATCAAGGACGCCTGGGCCGTGTAGGTCTCGAAAAAGAATACGTGACTGTCGCACGTTATGAACAGTTGACCGCCGCGCTGGGCGCTGCCAACTTTGAAGATGTCGGTCCTCTGCTTCGCACCTTGCGTGTGAAAAAAACACCGGATGAAGTTGCTCGCATTCGCCACGCCATTCATCTGATCGAAGAGACGCTTCGCCAAGGACTGTCTCACGTTCGTACAGGCGTAACCGAAATCGAACTGGTTGCCGAAATGGAATACCAGATGAAGAAACTGGGTGCAGACGGCCCTTCCTTCGATACGATGGTGCTCACTGGCCCCAAAACAGGCTTGCCACACGGCACACCAGGTGAACGGAAATTGCAGCATGGCGATCTGCTGATGTTCGATATGGGTGTCTACGCTGGTGGGTATGCATCAGATATTACGCGCACATTTGCCTTTGGTGACATTTCACCTGAACTTAAAACCATCTATAACACTGTGCTCGCAGCAAACGAAGCTGCCATTCGTGCAGTTAAGCCAGGTGTCACCTGTGCGGATATTGACCGTGCAGCACGCCAGGTTACGGAAGAAGCCGGATACGGCGAACGTTTCCTGCACAGAGTTGGACATGGAATGGGCATTGACGTGCATGAGTATCCTTCACTGCATGGTCAGAACATGGACATTCTGGAGGAAGGTACGGTATTTACGATTGAGCCGGGGATTTATGTAACCGGAGCAGGCGGTGTACGTATCGAGGATGATGTAATTGTGACGGAAACGGGTGTAGAAGTTCTGACGACATATCCGAAAGAGCTGCAAATCCTGACGGACTAA
- the thrS gene encoding threonine--tRNA ligase, which yields MSNPNKNSQSSNQPKNDQQQPGHPIEIRLQGGAVRSYNAGITVGAVASSISTSLGKQAIGGIVNGKNVDLDWELEQDCELVIVTLDSAEGLYRYRHSTAHILAQALKRIYGAEQVKLGIGPVIEDGFYYDVDLEHALSISDLAAIEQEMNKIIKENEKISRRVVSREEALRIFGEIQDPYKLELIQDLPEDAELSIYDQGEFFDLCRGPHLPSTGRIKAFKLLNVAGAYWRGNSDNKMLQRIYGTAFPSKAQLDEHLHMLEEAKKRDHRKLGKELELFMFSEEAPGMPFYLPKGMTVRTELEQFSRELQLQEGYQEVRTPLMMNNRLWEQSGHWEHYKDNMYFSEVDDATFALKPMNCPGHMLIFKNTLHSYRELPIRMMEFGQVHRHEFSGALNGMMRVRTFCQDDAHLYVMPEQIEEEINQAISLIGRMYDIFGFEYNIELSTRPEDSMGSEELWDQAESALQNVLDRRGVKYRINEGDGAFYGPKIDFHILDALKRSWQCGTIQLDFQMPEKFDLTYIGEDSLKHRPVVIHRAIYGSIDRFIGILTEHYAGAFPLWLAPVQVKLLPVSDHYADYALQVQSQLRAAGIRVETDLRSEKLGYKIREAQMEKVPYSLVLGENEKNASSASVRAYGQGDQGIQRIEAFIELIQQAVKAKA from the coding sequence ATGAGTAATCCGAATAAAAACAGCCAATCCAGCAACCAACCGAAGAATGATCAACAGCAACCCGGGCATCCGATTGAAATTCGCCTGCAAGGCGGAGCTGTACGTTCTTACAACGCAGGCATCACTGTAGGAGCGGTCGCCTCATCCATCAGCACAAGTCTGGGCAAACAAGCCATCGGCGGAATCGTAAATGGTAAGAATGTCGATCTCGACTGGGAGCTTGAGCAAGATTGCGAACTCGTCATCGTTACTTTGGACAGCGCGGAAGGTCTGTATCGTTACCGACACAGCACAGCTCATATACTCGCGCAGGCTCTCAAACGCATCTACGGTGCGGAACAAGTGAAGCTGGGCATCGGACCTGTCATTGAAGATGGATTCTATTACGATGTCGATCTGGAGCATGCTCTATCGATCAGTGATTTGGCTGCCATTGAGCAAGAAATGAACAAAATCATAAAAGAAAATGAAAAGATTAGCCGCCGGGTAGTTAGCCGGGAGGAAGCACTTCGCATCTTTGGAGAGATTCAGGACCCGTATAAGCTTGAACTTATTCAGGATTTACCGGAGGACGCTGAGCTTTCCATTTATGACCAAGGAGAGTTCTTCGATCTCTGTCGCGGCCCACATCTCCCGTCCACTGGTCGAATCAAAGCATTCAAACTGCTGAATGTGGCTGGTGCATACTGGCGCGGCAACTCCGATAATAAAATGCTGCAACGCATCTACGGCACTGCTTTCCCGAGCAAAGCCCAATTGGATGAACATCTGCACATGCTGGAAGAAGCGAAGAAACGGGATCACCGTAAACTAGGCAAAGAGCTTGAACTGTTCATGTTCTCCGAAGAAGCACCCGGTATGCCGTTCTATCTGCCCAAAGGCATGACTGTTCGTACAGAACTGGAGCAATTCTCCCGTGAATTGCAGCTGCAGGAAGGCTACCAGGAAGTTCGTACTCCCCTCATGATGAACAACCGTCTGTGGGAGCAATCGGGGCACTGGGAACATTACAAGGACAATATGTATTTCTCGGAAGTGGACGATGCGACTTTTGCCCTGAAACCTATGAACTGCCCGGGACACATGCTGATTTTCAAAAATACACTCCATTCCTATCGTGAGCTGCCTATTCGTATGATGGAATTCGGTCAGGTCCACCGCCACGAATTCTCAGGCGCTCTGAACGGCATGATGCGGGTGCGGACTTTCTGTCAGGATGATGCCCATCTCTATGTGATGCCAGAGCAGATCGAGGAAGAGATTAACCAGGCGATTTCATTGATCGGACGTATGTACGACATCTTTGGATTTGAGTACAACATTGAGTTGTCCACTCGTCCGGAAGATTCCATGGGATCGGAAGAGCTGTGGGATCAAGCAGAAAGCGCATTGCAGAATGTACTTGATCGGCGCGGTGTGAAATACCGCATTAACGAGGGTGATGGTGCCTTTTACGGTCCGAAAATTGACTTCCACATTCTCGATGCACTGAAGCGCAGCTGGCAGTGCGGAACAATTCAACTCGATTTCCAAATGCCCGAGAAATTCGATCTCACTTATATTGGCGAGGATAGCCTGAAACACCGTCCTGTCGTGATCCACCGTGCCATCTATGGTTCAATTGATCGGTTCATCGGCATCCTGACTGAACATTATGCAGGTGCGTTTCCGCTCTGGCTCGCGCCCGTGCAAGTGAAGCTGCTGCCAGTGTCAGATCATTACGCAGATTATGCGCTTCAAGTTCAGAGCCAGCTGCGGGCTGCCGGTATTCGAGTAGAAACAGACTTGCGCAGTGAGAAGCTAGGCTACAAAATCCGTGAAGCTCAGATGGAGAAAGTGCCTTACTCGCTTGTACTGGGGGAAAATGAGAAAAATGCCTCATCCGCCTCTGTCCGTGCATACGGTCAGGGCGATCAAGGCATTCAGCGCATTGAAGCATTTATTGAGCTGATTCAGCAAGCTGTGAAGGCCAAAGCCTAA
- a CDS encoding queuosine precursor transporter, whose product MFNLGWGALFVLVTYGFFLLCYRLFGKKGLYAWIGVATVIANIQVTKTIDIMGIVLTLGNTMYVSMYLTSDLLNEKYGPGEARKAVWFGFFTLIMTTVLMQMVLFFEPASTDFAQESMEKLFGMLPRLALGSLTAYFISQFLDVRLYTWLRKVAPGRNQLWIRTNGSSIISSFADTLVFCTIAFAFIYPWDVWLEIFLTTYVIKFVLTAVGTPFLYAARSFKFKDEA is encoded by the coding sequence TTGTTTAATTTAGGATGGGGAGCGCTTTTCGTTCTCGTAACGTACGGCTTTTTTCTTTTGTGTTACCGCTTGTTCGGTAAAAAGGGTCTTTATGCCTGGATTGGTGTGGCAACAGTCATTGCCAATATACAGGTGACCAAAACGATAGATATTATGGGTATCGTTCTGACGCTGGGCAATACGATGTATGTCAGCATGTACTTGACCAGTGATTTGCTCAATGAGAAATATGGACCAGGTGAGGCACGTAAAGCCGTATGGTTCGGGTTCTTCACTTTGATTATGACGACAGTGCTGATGCAGATGGTATTGTTCTTTGAGCCAGCATCGACGGACTTTGCACAGGAGTCGATGGAAAAATTGTTTGGTATGCTGCCACGTCTGGCACTCGGTAGTCTGACAGCCTATTTCATCAGTCAGTTCCTGGACGTGCGACTATACACTTGGCTGCGTAAGGTGGCGCCAGGGCGTAATCAGTTGTGGATACGAACCAACGGTAGCTCGATCATCAGTTCGTTCGCGGATACACTGGTATTTTGCACGATTGCGTTTGCTTTCATCTATCCATGGGACGTTTGGCTTGAAATTTTCTTGACCACATATGTGATCAAATTTGTATTGACCGCGGTAGGAACGCCGTTTCTATATGCTGCACGAAGCTTTAAATTCAAGGATGAAGCCTAG
- a CDS encoding SDR family oxidoreductase — protein sequence MSIPTAIVTGANSGMGLATTIELARQGYHVIMACRSEKRGQQALEEALRQSGSTAIELMLCDLGSLESIRHFAQSFRERYDTLDVLVNNAGVVMLKRQETSDGFEQAIGINHLGHFLLTLLLIEPLKSAKQGRIVNVSSGAYKAGKIHFEDPHLHKGFNPIKSYAQSKLANVLFTRVLARKLAETRITVNCLHPGAVGTSIGVDRNTGFGTRIMALVGKLPFFLSPEEGAQTAIYLATSPEVAGVTGRYFYQQKDQELKAHALDVAAAERFWTWSEEQVGLRPEEKL from the coding sequence ATGTCCATTCCAACAGCCATTGTTACGGGAGCCAATTCAGGCATGGGTCTGGCAACCACCATTGAACTTGCAAGGCAAGGGTATCACGTGATTATGGCGTGCCGCAGCGAGAAGCGCGGACAGCAGGCACTGGAGGAGGCTCTGCGTCAGTCTGGCTCTACTGCGATTGAATTGATGCTGTGTGACCTGGGGTCACTGGAAAGCATCCGTCATTTTGCCCAGTCCTTCCGTGAGCGTTACGACACACTTGACGTTCTCGTTAATAATGCGGGTGTCGTCATGTTGAAGCGCCAAGAAACCTCCGATGGTTTCGAGCAAGCTATAGGTATTAACCATCTTGGACATTTCCTGCTTACCTTACTCCTGATCGAACCGTTGAAGTCTGCGAAGCAGGGGCGTATAGTGAATGTTTCGTCTGGTGCCTACAAAGCCGGCAAAATACATTTCGAAGATCCCCATCTGCATAAAGGCTTCAATCCAATCAAAAGTTACGCTCAATCCAAGCTGGCTAACGTGTTGTTCACCCGTGTTCTGGCCCGCAAATTGGCGGAAACCCGGATCACGGTCAACTGCCTTCATCCCGGTGCGGTTGGTACAAGTATTGGCGTAGACCGCAATACTGGGTTTGGCACACGCATTATGGCTTTGGTGGGCAAGCTGCCGTTTTTCCTTTCACCTGAAGAAGGGGCACAAACGGCCATCTATCTCGCCACAAGCCCTGAAGTCGCCGGCGTAACCGGGCGTTACTTCTATCAACAAAAGGACCAGGAATTGAAAGCCCATGCGCTGGATGTCGCAGCTGCTGAGCGTTTCTGGACATGGAGCGAAGAGCAAGTCGGACTTAGACCAGAAGAAAAGTTGTAA
- a CDS encoding MBL fold metallo-hydrolase has translation MNNQPMDITVLNLHIVTPAGKNPIYPVMLRDEDGITLVDTGMIGQFAELQSALEHEGVQLSDIKRIIVTHSDIDHIGNLGALVNAVPEVEIWAHSDEIPYITGKEPMIKFTPERKALLPEPIAELAEQLISQRTEFKISKVLEDGDILPLQGGIQVIHTPGHTPGHICLYFREQQFLLAADELRVVDDELVGPSPPATPDMPEALRSLKRLLGLKLEKVLCYHGGEYTDEPSRRIAELAESAD, from the coding sequence ATGAACAATCAACCCATGGATATTACGGTTCTAAATCTTCATATTGTCACACCTGCGGGTAAAAACCCGATCTATCCTGTTATGTTGCGCGATGAAGATGGTATTACGCTTGTGGATACAGGCATGATTGGCCAATTCGCCGAACTTCAGTCCGCACTGGAGCATGAAGGCGTTCAGCTATCTGATATCAAGCGCATTATTGTAACACATTCCGATATTGACCACATTGGTAATCTTGGTGCCCTGGTGAATGCTGTTCCCGAAGTGGAAATCTGGGCGCATAGCGATGAAATTCCGTATATCACGGGCAAAGAGCCCATGATCAAGTTCACGCCAGAACGCAAAGCGTTGCTACCTGAACCTATAGCGGAGCTGGCGGAACAATTGATCTCACAACGGACTGAGTTCAAAATATCCAAAGTGCTAGAAGATGGTGACATACTTCCTCTACAAGGCGGCATCCAGGTCATTCATACACCAGGACACACCCCAGGACATATCTGCCTCTACTTCCGGGAGCAACAATTCCTGCTCGCTGCCGATGAATTACGTGTGGTCGATGATGAATTGGTGGGTCCTTCTCCACCCGCAACACCGGACATGCCTGAAGCACTGCGCAGCTTGAAAAGATTACTTGGCCTGAAGCTGGAGAAGGTACTTTGTTACCATGGTGGCGAGTACACCGATGAGCCGAGTCGGCGCATTGCCGAACTCGCGGAAAGTGCGGACTAA
- a CDS encoding PQQ-dependent sugar dehydrogenase, producing the protein MNNRLSVPLYASLLSMALLTACASGEPTTESQQTSQGQGTGQGQTAEGGNNGASGGEEETDENTVIPYEASVLVDGLNVPWELVSVPDGRMFVTERPGTIQVIENGELASEPLIEFTAPFNEEGEGGLLGLAADPDFDDNGYLYAYHSYLEGGGDIANRVLRLKVSDGKATIDKELLSDIPGGVNHNGGRIKIGPDNLLYITTGERYEPELSQNEDSLGGKILRIGLYGSIPEDNPWPNSPVYSMGHRNAQGLAWNPNNGYLYATEHGQRNFDEINRIEAGENYGWPEVEGDDDNNGTYQAPLAHSGDETWAPSGVAFIEEGPWAGSLLAANLRGEQLLKITLSEDGTQVTQVEPIFKDEWGRIRNVTAGEDGKLYVLTNNRDGRGSPRDGDDQLIVLTPKP; encoded by the coding sequence ATGAATAATCGACTAAGCGTTCCGTTATATGCTTCTTTACTCAGTATGGCTTTGCTAACTGCTTGTGCTTCGGGTGAGCCAACGACAGAATCGCAGCAGACGTCACAAGGACAGGGTACAGGTCAGGGGCAGACAGCGGAAGGTGGTAATAACGGTGCGAGTGGTGGGGAAGAGGAAACAGACGAAAATACTGTAATCCCTTACGAGGCTTCCGTGCTGGTCGACGGACTCAATGTACCTTGGGAGTTGGTAAGCGTGCCTGATGGACGGATGTTTGTAACAGAGCGACCAGGTACCATTCAGGTCATCGAGAACGGAGAGCTGGCATCTGAACCTCTGATTGAATTTACTGCTCCATTTAATGAAGAAGGGGAAGGTGGCTTGCTTGGACTTGCTGCTGATCCGGACTTTGATGATAACGGTTATCTGTATGCATACCATTCCTATCTGGAAGGTGGTGGTGACATTGCCAATCGGGTATTGCGCTTGAAGGTAAGTGACGGGAAGGCGACTATAGACAAGGAGCTGCTCAGTGACATTCCTGGTGGGGTGAATCACAATGGAGGACGGATCAAGATTGGCCCGGACAATCTGCTCTATATTACGACAGGTGAACGCTATGAGCCGGAGTTGTCCCAAAACGAAGATAGCTTGGGTGGCAAAATATTGCGGATTGGTCTTTACGGATCGATCCCAGAAGATAACCCTTGGCCAAATTCACCCGTGTACAGCATGGGGCATCGGAACGCACAGGGCCTGGCTTGGAACCCGAACAATGGCTATCTGTACGCTACAGAGCATGGTCAGCGTAATTTTGATGAAATTAACCGGATTGAAGCAGGTGAGAATTATGGCTGGCCAGAGGTAGAGGGAGACGATGATAATAATGGCACATATCAGGCTCCGCTTGCCCATAGTGGAGATGAAACATGGGCTCCATCAGGTGTAGCCTTTATAGAGGAAGGTCCGTGGGCCGGATCACTGCTTGCTGCCAATCTGCGGGGTGAACAACTGCTTAAAATTACTCTGTCCGAAGATGGTACACAAGTAACGCAGGTAGAGCCGATTTTTAAAGACGAGTGGGGACGTATTCGCAATGTGACTGCCGGAGAAGACGGGAAGTTATACGTGCTCACGAACAACCGGGATGGCAGGGGATCGCCACGCGATGGAGATGACCAACTGATCGTTCTGACGCCGAAACCGTAA
- a CDS encoding L-cystine transporter has translation MNTFLIILNVVVMLALLGVLFWMQKKHISFTKRVFAGLGIGVVYGVILQLIYTSDSEIITKSVDWFNLAGSGYVRLLQMVVIPLIMVSIISAIMNLKGKQNLGKMSVSIIAILLITTAIAAGVSIVTSLSFNLTSIEIEGGDRELAQGQKMEERLVDVKDQTIPQQVLEFIPSNPFADMTGERRTSTLAVVIFSAFIGVAVLGLDRKKPQQAETFRGMVNAVYAVVMRIVTLVLRLTPYGILALITKVTATTNADEILKLIKFVIASYVALLVMFIIHLIIIALSGFNPLTYLKKVLPTLVFAFTSRSSAAAIPLNVETQTKKLGVSDGIANLSASFGATIGQNGCAGIYPAMLAVMIAPTVGIDPLSWDFIITLILVVMISSFGVAGVGGGATFASLIVLSTMNLPVALAGLLISVEPLIDMGRTALNVNGSMTSGLVTSKILKENDHDTFNDQSRDLDSAVQA, from the coding sequence ATGAATACCTTTTTAATCATTTTGAACGTAGTGGTTATGCTCGCTCTTCTGGGTGTCCTGTTCTGGATGCAGAAGAAACATATTTCCTTTACCAAGCGTGTATTTGCGGGTTTGGGAATCGGGGTTGTATATGGCGTCATTCTGCAACTGATCTACACATCTGATTCTGAAATCATTACCAAGTCGGTCGATTGGTTTAATCTGGCCGGTTCAGGATATGTTCGTTTGTTACAAATGGTCGTGATTCCATTGATCATGGTCTCTATCATATCGGCCATCATGAATCTGAAAGGCAAGCAGAATCTCGGTAAAATGAGTGTTTCGATTATCGCGATCTTGTTGATCACGACGGCTATTGCCGCAGGGGTCAGCATTGTGACAAGCTTGAGCTTCAACCTGACTTCCATTGAGATCGAAGGTGGAGACAGAGAGCTTGCACAAGGACAGAAGATGGAGGAACGTCTCGTTGACGTGAAGGATCAGACGATTCCACAGCAAGTACTGGAGTTCATTCCGTCGAATCCATTCGCGGACATGACCGGAGAACGTCGTACATCCACACTGGCGGTTGTTATTTTCTCGGCGTTTATCGGTGTGGCGGTGCTCGGATTGGATCGCAAAAAACCACAGCAGGCGGAAACATTCCGAGGCATGGTCAATGCGGTATATGCGGTGGTTATGCGAATTGTAACACTGGTGCTCAGGCTGACGCCTTACGGAATTTTGGCACTGATTACAAAGGTAACGGCCACCACGAATGCGGATGAGATTCTGAAGCTGATCAAATTCGTGATTGCATCCTATGTTGCGTTGCTCGTCATGTTCATCATTCATCTGATTATCATTGCGCTCTCTGGGTTCAACCCACTTACGTATCTGAAAAAGGTTCTACCTACGCTGGTATTTGCCTTTACCTCCCGTTCTAGTGCGGCAGCAATTCCGCTTAACGTGGAGACGCAGACGAAGAAACTGGGTGTATCCGACGGGATTGCGAATCTGTCAGCAAGCTTTGGGGCCACGATTGGTCAAAACGGCTGCGCCGGGATCTATCCGGCCATGCTGGCGGTGATGATTGCTCCAACGGTCGGAATCGATCCGCTGAGCTGGGACTTCATTATTACCCTGATCCTGGTTGTCATGATCAGTTCATTCGGTGTAGCTGGTGTAGGCGGCGGGGCAACCTTCGCTTCCCTGATCGTGTTGTCCACGATGAACTTGCCGGTAGCTCTGGCAGGATTGTTGATCTCGGTTGAACCGTTGATCGATATGGGTCGTACAGCATTGAACGTGAACGGGTCTATGACTTCAGGACTTGTGACCAGCAAAATTCTGAAAGAAAACGATCATGATACATTTAATGATCAAAGTCGTGATCTGGATTCAGCCGTTCAGGCGTAA